From Acetobacteroides hydrogenigenes, one genomic window encodes:
- a CDS encoding nucleoside recognition protein, with product MEILLNKVVAIVKGCFTPSLKSAVWILRLMIPISLGVVLLQYLGVIDFISHYTSPLFKLVGLPGEAALVYITAALVNIYSAIAVMSTFTFDDRAITILAISSLIAHNLIVETAVQRKTGSSAMAMVATRLGLSILSLVVMNFLVPAATLSVVTSSSTGPNVGLTDVLYSWLESSILLSIKVVVLVFALNLLQQVMRQLGIIEVLSKVLRPLLAIFGLPSRTSFLWIVANTLGLAYGSAVMISEVEAGNISKEEADLLNYHVAVSHSNLEDLLLFAAIGASVFWMLSIRLAFAALIVWIVRFSLYRNHKFVTA from the coding sequence ATGGAGATTCTACTCAATAAAGTTGTTGCTATCGTAAAGGGGTGCTTTACACCTTCGCTAAAATCCGCTGTTTGGATACTTCGTTTGATGATTCCGATATCGTTAGGAGTGGTACTGTTGCAGTATCTTGGGGTAATCGATTTTATATCGCATTACACCTCGCCGCTGTTTAAGCTGGTGGGACTACCCGGAGAGGCTGCTCTTGTTTACATTACGGCTGCATTGGTAAACATCTATTCGGCAATAGCCGTTATGTCTACCTTTACCTTTGACGATAGGGCCATTACGATACTGGCAATTTCGAGCTTGATAGCGCACAACCTGATTGTGGAAACTGCGGTACAGCGTAAAACGGGCTCGTCGGCGATGGCTATGGTGGCTACGAGGCTGGGGTTGTCCATTCTTTCGTTAGTTGTTATGAATTTTCTTGTTCCTGCAGCTACCCTGTCGGTAGTGACAAGCAGCAGCACAGGACCAAATGTTGGCTTAACCGATGTTCTTTATAGTTGGCTAGAGTCCTCAATTCTACTCTCTATTAAGGTGGTAGTGCTGGTGTTTGCCCTTAACCTATTGCAGCAGGTGATGCGGCAGCTTGGCATAATAGAGGTGCTCTCGAAGGTTCTTCGTCCGCTTTTGGCCATCTTTGGGTTGCCAAGTCGGACTTCATTTCTGTGGATTGTTGCCAATACGCTTGGTTTGGCGTACGGATCGGCAGTGATGATTTCGGAGGTGGAGGCTGGCAATATCTCCAAGGAAGAGGCTGATTTATTGAATTACCATGTTGCCGTCTCGCACAGCAATCTCGAAGATTTGCTGCTGTTTGCTGCAATTGGCGCGTCTGTTTTTTGGATGCTTTCCATTCGTTTGG
- a CDS encoding UDP-2,3-diacylglucosamine diphosphatase — MQKGKKVYFASDVHLGLPGIEPPIEREKRFVRWLDMAKQDAEEIILLGDIFDFWYEYKKVVPRGFSRFLGKLSEITDSGITVRFFTGNHDIWAYDYLHTECGVILHSKPFVCEFGGKRFFLHHGDGLGNMDWSYKLMKWFFTWKVSQFLFSNLVHPNLAFWLAHKWSYKSRYSKGIAEVYRGEKEYIYRFSVKEASVNMYDYMVFGHRHTPVEIDLNGKTQMFILGDWIVSSVYGVFDGERMHLVKFEG, encoded by the coding sequence ATGCAAAAGGGCAAAAAGGTATACTTTGCCTCCGATGTTCACTTGGGATTACCAGGAATAGAGCCTCCAATAGAGCGCGAAAAACGTTTTGTGAGGTGGTTAGATATGGCTAAGCAGGATGCGGAAGAGATCATCCTGCTTGGCGATATCTTTGATTTTTGGTATGAGTATAAGAAAGTGGTACCTCGGGGCTTTTCTCGTTTTTTAGGCAAACTGTCGGAAATTACGGATAGTGGAATTACCGTACGCTTCTTTACGGGAAACCATGATATTTGGGCTTACGATTATTTGCATACCGAGTGTGGCGTTATCCTGCATTCCAAACCATTTGTTTGCGAGTTTGGCGGTAAGCGCTTTTTCTTGCATCATGGTGATGGGCTTGGGAATATGGATTGGAGCTATAAGCTTATGAAGTGGTTTTTTACGTGGAAAGTCTCTCAATTCCTTTTTTCGAATCTGGTTCATCCGAACTTGGCGTTTTGGCTTGCCCATAAGTGGTCGTATAAGAGCCGGTATTCTAAAGGTATTGCTGAAGTTTACCGTGGCGAGAAGGAGTATATCTACCGTTTTTCGGTAAAGGAAGCCTCTGTTAATATGTACGATTACATGGTATTCGGGCATCGGCATACTCCTGTAGAGATCGATTTGAATGGTAAAACTCAAATGTTTATTCTTGGAGACTGGATTGTTTCTAGCGTATACGGAGTTTTTGACGGAGAGCGCATGCACCTTGTAAAATTTGAAGGATAA
- a CDS encoding TlpA disulfide reductase family protein, translating to MRKLVFLIAAVIALTSCSRNSAKIKGEFTNFGSKTVYLEKLGVGTSEVIDSAVATKDGTFKFKIKFDKDQEPTFYLVKVDGNNFVTLFLERGETVRLSGDATRLERSYTVNGSKTSEDIRTISNLLNSTISSLDSLNQLHASPADSIEYKMGKVFVNCKREFIKFIITNPKSMASLFAIYSQLPGSTNVFGSLDDLNYFKLLSDSLAVSYPKSAYVISLKKHYKQMENDVLLGDIISSKKVETVGIPEISLRNQYGKLIKLSSLKGKVVLLDFWDPANQESLEGNLGLVKVYDKYKSKGFEVYQVSLATKAPWIAAVQRQKLQWICVSDFLGSNSPAATVYNVKSIPANFLISKNGDLIGRDLFGNDLESQILKALK from the coding sequence GAGAAAATTAGTTTTTCTAATTGCTGCAGTTATCGCATTAACCTCTTGCTCACGGAATAGTGCTAAGATTAAAGGGGAGTTTACCAACTTTGGAAGTAAAACCGTCTATCTCGAAAAGTTGGGGGTTGGTACTTCGGAGGTTATAGATTCTGCTGTGGCTACCAAAGATGGTACTTTTAAGTTTAAAATTAAGTTTGATAAAGATCAGGAGCCCACGTTCTATTTGGTGAAAGTTGATGGGAATAACTTTGTTACCCTTTTTCTTGAACGAGGTGAAACGGTTAGGCTATCAGGTGATGCAACCCGACTTGAACGATCGTATACTGTAAATGGATCAAAAACTTCTGAGGATATTCGTACAATATCGAATCTGTTGAACTCAACAATTTCATCGTTAGACTCTTTAAACCAGCTGCATGCCAGTCCTGCAGATTCTATAGAGTATAAAATGGGGAAGGTGTTTGTAAACTGTAAGCGAGAGTTTATTAAGTTTATTATTACCAACCCCAAGAGTATGGCAAGCTTGTTTGCAATTTATTCTCAGCTACCAGGTAGCACTAATGTCTTTGGATCTCTTGATGATTTGAACTATTTTAAACTACTTTCTGATTCATTGGCTGTAAGTTATCCTAAGTCTGCCTACGTAATTTCGCTCAAGAAGCATTACAAGCAAATGGAGAACGATGTGCTTCTTGGCGATATAATTTCCTCGAAAAAGGTGGAAACAGTAGGTATTCCAGAAATATCATTAAGAAATCAGTACGGAAAACTTATTAAACTCTCATCGCTAAAGGGTAAAGTGGTGCTACTCGATTTTTGGGATCCTGCAAATCAGGAGTCGCTGGAAGGAAACCTTGGCTTGGTTAAGGTTTACGATAAGTATAAATCAAAAGGTTTCGAAGTTTACCAAGTGTCGTTAGCAACAAAGGCTCCTTGGATTGCAGCCGTTCAGCGTCAAAAGCTTCAATGGATCTGTGTTTCCGATTTTCTTGGTTCAAACTCACCAGCAGCCACGGTGTATAATGTAAAGTCAATTCCCGCAAACTTCCTTATCAGTAAGAACGGCGATTTGATAGGGCGCGACTTGTTTGGGAATGACCTTGAATCGCAAATTCTCAAAGCTTTAAAATAG